Proteins encoded within one genomic window of Lysinibacillus sphaericus:
- a CDS encoding antibiotic biosynthesis monooxygenase family protein gives MYIYLTSGTGEFMEQVKNKYPDEHMILLHGEGNSVLIHETEGKSVFATPRKFEVLDSVNELEERGFFVFNNIPVTDEGRPVFEHRFLNRARAIEDEPGFVAFRLLRPLNGDTYIVMTQWNGPHSFEAWKSSQAYKTAHAQREEPTGVRQQNIFSAASYVSTYSVAPQEEEA, from the coding sequence ATGTATATTTATTTAACTTCTGGCACAGGAGAATTTATGGAACAGGTGAAAAATAAGTACCCTGATGAGCATATGATTTTATTGCATGGAGAAGGAAATTCTGTGCTTATACATGAAACGGAAGGAAAATCTGTTTTTGCAACCCCACGTAAATTCGAAGTATTGGATTCTGTAAACGAATTAGAAGAACGCGGCTTCTTTGTCTTCAACAATATTCCCGTTACTGATGAAGGTCGTCCTGTATTTGAACATCGTTTTTTAAATCGCGCACGTGCAATTGAGGACGAGCCTGGTTTTGTGGCGTTCCGACTACTACGTCCATTGAATGGTGACACGTATATTGTCATGACACAATGGAATGGACCACACTCATTTGAAGCATGGAAAAGCTCACAAGCCTATAAAACAGCTCACGCCCAACGTGAAGAGCCGACTGGCGTGCGACAACAAAATATTTTTTCTGCCGCTTCCTATGTTTCAACATATAGCGTTGCCCCTCAAGAAGAAGAGGCTTAA
- the hemE gene encoding uroporphyrinogen decarboxylase, protein MTTLFNDTLLRAARGERTEHTPVWYMRQAGRSQPEYRAIKEKYSLEEITHQPELCAYVTRLPVENYNVDAAILYKDIVTPLPGIGIDVKIKAGVGPVISNPIRSVADVEKLGEFNAKEHTPFVLETIKLLTEEQLNVPLIGFAGAPFTLASYMIEGGPSKNYNKTKSFMVSEPQAWFALMDKLADMIIADVSAQVEAGAKAIQVFDSWVGALSVEDYRVFIKPVMTRIFGELKKENVPLIQFGVGASHLVKEWNDLPIDVVGLDWRLPIKEARAKGITKPVQGNLDPSLLLADWSVIEKRTKDIIDQGLEVPGHIFNLGHGVFPEVDPAVLKRLTTLIHEYSAQQIQARS, encoded by the coding sequence ATGACAACACTTTTTAATGATACACTTCTACGTGCTGCACGAGGAGAAAGGACTGAACATACACCAGTCTGGTATATGCGACAGGCAGGTCGTTCTCAGCCAGAATATCGTGCAATTAAAGAAAAATATTCATTAGAGGAAATTACACATCAACCTGAGCTTTGTGCGTATGTAACACGTTTACCGGTAGAAAACTACAATGTGGACGCTGCAATTTTATATAAAGATATCGTAACGCCACTACCAGGTATCGGGATAGATGTGAAAATTAAAGCGGGTGTAGGCCCAGTTATTTCTAATCCAATTCGCTCAGTAGCAGATGTAGAAAAATTAGGTGAGTTCAATGCAAAGGAACATACACCTTTCGTATTAGAGACAATAAAATTACTAACAGAAGAACAGCTTAATGTACCATTAATTGGATTTGCAGGAGCGCCATTTACATTAGCGAGCTATATGATTGAAGGTGGACCTTCTAAAAACTATAATAAAACAAAATCATTTATGGTTTCAGAACCACAAGCATGGTTTGCGTTAATGGATAAATTAGCAGATATGATTATTGCGGACGTTTCTGCACAAGTAGAAGCAGGTGCTAAAGCGATTCAAGTATTTGACTCATGGGTAGGTGCTTTAAGTGTTGAAGATTATCGTGTCTTTATTAAACCAGTTATGACACGTATTTTCGGCGAGTTAAAAAAAGAAAATGTACCACTTATTCAATTCGGTGTAGGTGCAAGCCATTTAGTAAAAGAGTGGAATGATTTACCAATCGACGTAGTAGGCTTAGATTGGCGCTTACCGATTAAAGAAGCGCGTGCAAAAGGTATAACAAAACCAGTACAAGGAAACTTAGATCCTTCATTATTACTTGCTGATTGGTCAGTAATTGAAAAACGTACAAAAGATATTATCGATCAAGGCTTAGAGGTGCCAGGTCATATCTTTAATTTAGGCCATGGAGTATTCCCAGAGGTTGATCCAGCCGTATTAAAACGTTTAACAACACTTATTCATGAATATAGTGCCCAACAAATTCAAGCACGTTCATAA
- a CDS encoding collagen-like protein, whose translation MNFHDFILNNICKRCNSYPCRCINRPEQNCSIWPVKPTGTTGTTGPTGPTGATGATGATGATGVRGATGDIGPTGPTGATGITGAIGPAGATGATGITGATGDIGPIGPTGVTGITGATGDIGPTGPTGATGITGATGDIGPTGPTGATGITGATGDIGPIGPTGVTGITGATGDIGPTGPTGATGITGVTGDIGPIGPTGATGITGATGDIGPTGPTGATGITGATGDIGPTGPTGATGITGATGDIGPIGPTGATGITGATGDIGPTGPTGATGITGATGATGITGATGDIGPTGPTGATGITGATGDIGPIGPTGATGITGATGDIGPIGPTGATGITGATGDIGPIGPTGATGITGATGDIGPIGPTGATGITGATGDIGPIGPTGATGITGATGDIGPIGPTGATGITGATGDIGPIGPTGATGITGATGDIGPIGPTGATGITGAIGPTGPTGATGITGARGPTGPTGEEGDRGATGPTGATGITGATGAIGPTGPTGATGATGAIGPTGPTGATGATGAIGPTGPTGATGPTGPTGPAFTEGFSAFLNTLAVSNSTTLTNWSVASPYFTTPAFNPTTGIFTVPTTGRYCFEATINYSTVAAISLGIGAGVNPSFTIRRNTTTNLINGLFPVLNLAVTLLTIRAVLGNGTVTLAGEVNLNAGDLIDLFYDANGLSIALTLGGANSGGIVWSCHRIS comes from the coding sequence ATGAATTTCCACGACTTTATTTTAAATAATATTTGCAAGAGATGTAATAGTTATCCATGCCGTTGCATTAATAGACCAGAGCAAAACTGTTCTATTTGGCCTGTTAAACCTACTGGTACAACAGGGACTACTGGACCAACCGGACCTACGGGCGCAACGGGGGCTACTGGGGCTACTGGCGCGACTGGAGTTAGAGGTGCTACCGGTGACATTGGGCCGACCGGACCTACGGGTGCGACGGGCATCACTGGCGCTATCGGACCTGCTGGGGCCACTGGCGCGACGGGCATCACTGGTGCTACAGGCGATATTGGGCCAATCGGACCTACGGGCGTGACGGGCATCACTGGTGCTACAGGCGACATCGGGCCAACCGGACCTACGGGCGCAACGGGCATCACGGGCGCTACAGGCGATATCGGGCCGACCGGACCTACGGGCGCGACGGGCATCACTGGTGCTACAGGCGATATTGGGCCAATCGGACCTACGGGCGTGACGGGCATCACGGGCGCGACTGGCGACATCGGGCCGACCGGACCTACGGGTGCGACGGGCATCACTGGCGTTACCGGCGATATTGGGCCAATCGGACCTACTGGTGCGACGGGCATCACTGGCGCTACAGGCGACATCGGGCCGACCGGACCTACGGGTGCGACGGGCATCACGGGCGCGACTGGCGACATCGGGCCGACCGGACCTACTGGTGCGACGGGCATCACGGGCGCGACTGGCGATATTGGGCCAATCGGACCTACGGGCGCAACGGGCATCACGGGCGCTACAGGCGACATCGGGCCGACCGGGCCTACGGGCGCGACGGGCATCACTGGCGCGACTGGCGCAACGGGCATCACTGGTGCTACAGGCGATATCGGGCCGACCGGACCTACGGGTGCGACGGGCATCACGGGCGCTACAGGCGATATTGGGCCAATCGGACCTACGGGTGCGACGGGCATCACGGGCGCTACAGGCGATATTGGGCCAATCGGACCTACGGGTGCGACGGGCATCACGGGCGCTACAGGCGATATTGGGCCAATCGGACCTACGGGTGCGACGGGCATCACGGGCGCTACAGGCGATATTGGGCCAATCGGACCTACGGGTGCGACGGGCATCACGGGCGCTACAGGCGATATTGGGCCAATCGGACCTACGGGTGCGACGGGCATCACGGGCGCTACAGGCGATATTGGGCCAATCGGACCTACGGGTGCGACGGGCATCACGGGCGCTACAGGCGATATTGGGCCAATCGGACCTACGGGTGCGACGGGCATCACGGGCGCTACAGGCGATATTGGGCCAATCGGACCTACGGGTGCGACGGGCATCACGGGCGCTATCGGACCAACAGGACCTACGGGCGCGACGGGCATCACTGGGGCTCGTGGACCGACCGGACCTACTGGTGAAGAAGGAGACCGTGGAGCTACCGGTCCTACTGGTGCGACGGGTATCACTGGCGCTACCGGCGCTATTGGACCAACAGGACCTACTGGTGCAACCGGCGCGACAGGTGCTATTGGACCAACAGGACCTACTGGTGCAACCGGCGCGACAGGTGCTATCGGACCGACGGGACCTACTGGTGCAACAGGGCCAACAGGACCTACTGGGCCAGCTTTTACAGAAGGCTTCTCTGCATTTTTAAATACTCTAGCGGTTAGTAACTCTACTACTTTAACTAACTGGAGTGTAGCTTCACCTTATTTCACAACACCAGCATTTAACCCAACAACTGGTATATTCACAGTCCCAACAACTGGAAGATATTGCTTTGAAGCAACTATCAACTACTCAACAGTAGCTGCCATCAGTCTTGGCATTGGTGCAGGTGTTAACCCCTCATTTACAATTCGTAGAAATACTACAACTAATTTAATAAACGGTTTATTCCCAGTATTAAATTTAGCTGTTACCCTATTAACTATTAGAGCAGTTCTCGGTAATGGTACTGTAACATTAGCAGGAGAAGTCAATTTGAATGCAGGCGATTTGATTGATTTATTTTATGATGCAAATGGCTTAAGCATTGCATTGACCTTAGGGGGCGCTAACTCCGGTGGTATTGTTTGGTCATGCCACAGAATTTCTTAA
- a CDS encoding ABC transporter ATP-binding protein, which translates to MSVLEVQHVTGGYTKKPVIRDLSFTIGKGELVGLIGLNGAGKSTTIKHIIGTMLPKEGDIRLNGVTLKENTDKYRTAFSYIPETPVLYDELTLREHLALTAMAYGLDEATLAARSELLLKEFRMEKRLNWFPSHFSKGMRQKVMIMCAFLVNPSLYIIDEPFVGLDPLGIQSLLDQMDTKKKEGASILMSTHILSTAEKHCDRIILLHEGRVRAQGTMADLRKAFAMPHATLDDLYIAMTKERDHEEHA; encoded by the coding sequence ATGTCGGTATTAGAAGTGCAACATGTGACAGGTGGTTATACGAAAAAGCCTGTGATTAGAGATTTGTCATTTACAATAGGTAAAGGAGAACTTGTCGGGCTAATAGGTTTAAATGGTGCAGGTAAAAGTACGACCATTAAACATATCATAGGTACAATGCTCCCAAAGGAAGGCGACATTCGTCTAAATGGCGTAACGTTAAAAGAAAACACGGACAAGTATCGAACAGCATTTTCATATATTCCTGAAACACCAGTTTTATATGATGAGTTAACATTGCGTGAACATTTGGCATTAACCGCGATGGCCTATGGTTTAGATGAGGCTACACTCGCGGCCCGTTCTGAACTATTGTTAAAAGAATTTCGAATGGAAAAGCGTTTAAACTGGTTTCCATCGCATTTCTCTAAAGGGATGCGACAAAAAGTAATGATTATGTGTGCGTTTTTAGTTAATCCAAGCCTCTATATTATAGATGAGCCGTTTGTTGGGCTCGACCCGCTTGGTATTCAATCATTGCTAGATCAAATGGATACAAAGAAAAAAGAGGGGGCATCGATTTTAATGTCCACGCACATTTTATCGACGGCCGAAAAACATTGTGACCGCATTATCTTATTGCATGAAGGAAGAGTGCGAGCGCAAGGAACGATGGCTGATTTACGTAAAGCATTTGCAATGCCTCATGCAACGTTAGATGACCTCTATATTGCTATGACGAAGGAGCGGGACCATGAAGAACATGCGTGA
- a CDS encoding ABC transporter permease, with protein MKNMRDVWSSRFMHYISEVQKYMQFIFTGHIAIVLVFLVGAGGYQYSEWLKIVETDFPAEGLIALIIGILLAFSRPTTLLREPDQVYLLPLESKMSQYFKKALAWTFWSQVWIVAIVYIISIPLIKAVTELTTFNIWSIFFIVIALKFVSVQGEFSYRYSERGHYIWVDRLVRAIVCGVTVYMGLQMQLLLALLVAVIGYVYVWVFRKKCANEPVPYEHFVKLEQNRMMSFYRFANYFTDVPHLHGSIRRRAWLDWFYNFIPYQKGNAQKYLVFRTFIRTDDHFYLWLRLTVISAVIAAFVNIPVVTWIVAGALSFATTVQLKQALIASGEFRMDMLYPLPENARKVAVQQLVRLTMIAQAVIVGLCGVTQPMFYVTPIIIFVISELTAKMSKS; from the coding sequence ATGAAGAACATGCGTGATGTATGGTCCTCGCGCTTCATGCACTATATCAGTGAAGTACAAAAATATATGCAGTTTATTTTCACTGGACATATAGCGATTGTACTTGTATTTCTTGTTGGCGCTGGGGGCTATCAATATAGTGAATGGTTGAAAATCGTTGAAACAGATTTTCCGGCGGAAGGGCTCATTGCTTTAATAATCGGTATACTATTAGCATTTAGCCGCCCAACAACATTATTGCGCGAGCCTGACCAAGTATATTTATTGCCATTAGAATCAAAAATGTCACAGTATTTTAAAAAGGCGCTAGCGTGGACATTTTGGTCACAAGTTTGGATTGTGGCAATTGTTTATATCATTAGTATTCCGTTAATAAAAGCTGTCACAGAATTAACAACCTTTAATATTTGGTCAATATTTTTCATTGTCATCGCCTTGAAATTTGTAAGTGTGCAGGGAGAATTTAGTTATCGTTATAGTGAACGTGGTCACTACATATGGGTCGATCGATTAGTACGCGCTATCGTATGTGGTGTAACCGTCTATATGGGGCTTCAAATGCAGCTTCTTTTAGCACTCCTTGTGGCGGTCATCGGATATGTCTATGTATGGGTGTTTCGTAAAAAATGTGCGAATGAGCCTGTACCATATGAACATTTTGTAAAACTAGAACAAAATCGCATGATGAGTTTCTACCGTTTTGCAAATTATTTCACAGATGTACCCCATCTGCATGGAAGTATTCGACGGAGAGCGTGGCTTGACTGGTTTTATAATTTTATTCCCTACCAAAAGGGCAATGCTCAAAAGTATTTAGTGTTCCGTACGTTTATTCGTACAGACGATCATTTTTATTTATGGCTTCGCTTAACGGTTATCTCAGCCGTAATTGCAGCCTTTGTCAATATCCCAGTGGTAACATGGATTGTGGCGGGTGCACTTAGCTTTGCTACGACGGTTCAGCTAAAGCAAGCTTTAATAGCTAGCGGAGAATTCCGTATGGACATGCTGTATCCATTGCCAGAAAATGCACGTAAAGTTGCCGTTCAGCAACTAGTGCGCCTAACTATGATTGCCCAAGCTGTCATTGTTGGTCTTTGTGGCGTGACACAGCCGATGTTTTATGTGACACCAATCATTATCTTTGTAATAAGTGAATTGACTGCCAAGATGTCTAAGTCTTAA
- a CDS encoding glycosyltransferase: MVTISLCMIVKNEEDVIARCLESVKDLVDEINIVDTGSSDNTKKIVKQFTDRIFEFEWVHHFAQARNFSFQQATQDYILWLDADDVLLAEDQEKFKALKESLAPEIDAVSMNYYLSFDAEGKVNSLLRRYRLVKRDKQFQWIGAVHEYLEVSGHLYESDVAISHLPLHHDHQRNITIYRKLLQSGEALTPRDTFYYANELLDHNEIEDAIFYYELFLTSKRGWVEDNIQSCFKLADCYSTLNDKENNVSSILRSFEYDIPRPEACCRLGHHFMEQGKNQEAIFWYEQALTIKTKPNAPFLNTTFTTWLPHIQLCVLYDRLQQYELANTHNELARGYLPNDEKILHNKTYFEQLLKKMNDNA; this comes from the coding sequence ATGGTAACCATTAGTTTATGTATGATTGTGAAAAATGAAGAAGATGTCATTGCCAGATGTCTTGAATCAGTAAAAGATTTAGTGGATGAAATAAATATAGTTGATACTGGCTCCAGCGACAATACAAAGAAAATTGTAAAACAGTTTACTGATCGTATTTTTGAATTTGAGTGGGTGCATCATTTTGCCCAAGCGCGAAATTTTTCATTCCAACAAGCTACACAGGACTATATTCTTTGGTTAGACGCTGATGATGTGTTATTGGCGGAAGATCAGGAGAAATTTAAAGCCTTAAAGGAATCTTTAGCCCCTGAAATTGATGCTGTCTCGATGAATTACTATTTAAGCTTTGATGCTGAAGGAAAAGTGAACTCTCTTTTAAGAAGATATCGATTAGTTAAAAGAGATAAGCAATTTCAATGGATTGGTGCAGTTCATGAATATTTAGAGGTTAGTGGACATCTTTACGAAAGTGATGTCGCTATTAGCCACTTACCACTTCATCATGACCACCAGCGGAATATTACCATTTATAGAAAACTCCTTCAATCAGGTGAAGCATTAACTCCACGTGACACATTTTATTATGCCAATGAATTACTAGATCATAATGAAATTGAAGATGCAATCTTTTACTATGAACTTTTTTTAACATCAAAACGTGGTTGGGTAGAAGATAATATTCAATCCTGTTTTAAACTAGCAGATTGTTACTCGACTTTAAATGATAAAGAAAATAATGTAAGTTCTATTTTAAGAAGCTTTGAATATGACATCCCACGTCCGGAGGCATGCTGTAGGCTTGGCCATCATTTTATGGAGCAAGGGAAAAATCAGGAGGCAATCTTTTGGTATGAACAAGCATTGACAATAAAAACAAAACCAAACGCTCCATTTCTAAATACAACTTTTACCACGTGGTTACCTCATATACAACTTTGCGTCCTCTATGACCGTTTACAACAATACGAATTAGCCAATACCCATAATGAATTGGCACGAGGCTACTTACCGAACGATGAAAAAATCTTACACAACAAAACTTACTTTGAGCAATTGTTAAAAAAGATGAATGACAACGCTTAG
- the hemY gene encoding protoporphyrinogen oxidase, whose amino-acid sequence MMLVTQKRRKVVVVGGGITGLTAAFYMQKQARTKELPVDIVLVESSLRLGGKIQTLRKDGFIIERGPESFFDRENHVQALAKELSIEHEMITGDSGPTYVAVGSKLYPIPSSLMSGATPHISSFITSGLFSLSGKIRAAGDFILPRSARDDDQPLGEFFRRRFGAEVVENLVEPLLAGTFAGDIEQLSMRSIFPQLYELEQKYRSLLFGMKKSGTNFLSYNQITKDKGIFQTFENGLETLIEKLEESLLPGTVMKGAKVEQIDHGKDGAVQVVLNNFSHITADAIIIATPFNMAQKMFSKHQLLTELNTMKAATIATVTMAFKKEQLGDLDALSFFVSRNSDFSITSCTWINRKWPNTTPEGYVLLRSYIGRVGDETIVALSDSEIEKTVLQDLKNTIGLDGEPVTTVVSRWKNAMPQYTVGHEAKIARVKEELYQHFPTVKLAGSSFEGISIPECVEQGCKVANEVLSDMFKQ is encoded by the coding sequence ATGATGTTGGTGACTCAAAAAAGACGAAAGGTAGTTGTTGTTGGCGGTGGTATTACAGGCCTTACAGCTGCGTTCTATATGCAAAAACAAGCGCGTACAAAAGAATTGCCGGTAGATATCGTACTTGTCGAGTCGTCATTACGTCTTGGCGGAAAAATCCAAACGCTTAGAAAAGACGGCTTTATTATCGAGCGTGGACCAGAATCCTTTTTCGATCGTGAAAATCATGTACAAGCACTGGCAAAAGAGCTTAGTATTGAACATGAGATGATTACCGGAGATTCAGGACCGACTTATGTAGCTGTAGGAAGTAAATTGTACCCTATTCCGAGCAGTCTGATGTCAGGAGCAACGCCACATATCTCGTCATTCATTACATCTGGTTTGTTTTCACTTAGTGGGAAAATTCGTGCAGCGGGAGATTTTATTCTCCCGCGTTCTGCACGGGATGACGACCAGCCATTAGGTGAATTTTTTCGAAGAAGATTTGGCGCAGAGGTTGTAGAAAACCTAGTGGAACCTTTACTTGCAGGAACATTTGCAGGGGATATTGAACAGCTAAGTATGCGCTCTATTTTTCCACAGCTTTACGAATTGGAGCAAAAATATCGTAGTTTGCTTTTCGGTATGAAGAAATCAGGGACAAATTTTCTAAGTTACAATCAGATAACGAAGGATAAGGGAATTTTTCAAACCTTTGAAAATGGGCTTGAGACACTTATCGAAAAGTTAGAAGAATCTCTACTTCCAGGGACAGTCATGAAAGGTGCGAAAGTAGAACAAATTGATCATGGTAAAGATGGTGCTGTGCAAGTCGTACTAAATAATTTTTCACATATAACAGCAGATGCAATTATTATCGCAACGCCATTTAATATGGCACAAAAAATGTTTAGTAAGCATCAGCTTTTGACAGAGTTAAATACGATGAAAGCCGCAACTATTGCTACAGTGACGATGGCATTTAAAAAAGAGCAACTTGGAGACTTAGATGCACTTTCGTTTTTTGTCTCTAGAAATAGTGATTTTTCAATAACATCTTGTACGTGGATTAATCGAAAATGGCCGAATACTACCCCTGAAGGCTATGTATTATTACGTAGTTATATTGGTCGTGTCGGTGATGAAACAATAGTTGCCTTATCTGATTCAGAGATTGAAAAGACAGTATTACAAGATTTAAAGAATACAATAGGGCTAGACGGTGAACCCGTGACAACCGTTGTCTCTCGTTGGAAAAACGCTATGCCACAATATACTGTTGGACATGAAGCGAAAATTGCTCGTGTAAAGGAAGAACTTTATCAACACTTTCCAACAGTAAAACTTGCAGGTAGCTCTTTTGAGGGGATTTCAATTCCAGAGTGTGTAGAGCAAGGCTGTAAAGTGGCAAATGAAGTTTTAAGTGATATGTTTAAACAGTAA
- the hemH gene encoding ferrochelatase translates to MKKVKGLLVMAYGTPYKEEDIEPYYTHIRHGRKPSDEHLEDLRSRYEAIGGLSPLAAATEAQAEALCARLNEVQDEVEYKLFIGLKHIHPFIEDAVEEMVAAGIKEAVSIVLAPHFSTFSIKSYNGRAAETAGDRLTITSVESWYDEPKFIEYWKGKVNETFDAMSAEEREKACLIVSAHSLPVKIKELGDPYEDQLIETARLIQEATGVKNVEVGWQSAGQTPEPWFGPDVQDLTRDLYEQKGYRSFVYTPVGFVTEHLEVLYDNDYECKVVCDELGANYYRPAMPNTHPLFIDAMVDAIHKKLS, encoded by the coding sequence ATGAAAAAAGTTAAAGGTTTATTAGTGATGGCATATGGTACACCCTATAAAGAAGAAGATATTGAACCGTACTACACACATATTCGTCATGGACGTAAACCATCTGACGAGCATTTAGAAGATTTACGCAGTCGCTATGAGGCAATTGGTGGTTTATCACCACTGGCTGCTGCAACAGAAGCACAGGCTGAAGCTTTGTGTGCACGTTTAAATGAAGTGCAAGATGAAGTAGAATACAAGTTATTTATTGGTTTAAAGCATATTCATCCATTTATTGAGGATGCAGTGGAGGAAATGGTCGCTGCGGGCATTAAAGAAGCCGTATCAATCGTCTTAGCACCACATTTTTCAACATTCTCTATTAAATCATACAATGGCCGCGCAGCGGAAACAGCAGGTGACCGTCTGACAATTACATCTGTAGAGTCTTGGTATGATGAACCTAAGTTTATTGAATATTGGAAGGGGAAAGTGAACGAAACATTCGATGCTATGTCTGCTGAAGAACGCGAGAAGGCTTGCTTAATCGTATCAGCGCATTCACTTCCAGTAAAAATTAAAGAACTAGGCGATCCTTACGAAGACCAATTAATTGAAACAGCTCGCCTAATTCAAGAAGCGACGGGTGTGAAAAATGTAGAAGTCGGCTGGCAATCAGCAGGACAAACACCAGAGCCATGGTTTGGTCCAGATGTGCAAGATTTAACACGTGATCTTTATGAGCAAAAGGGGTACCGTTCATTTGTTTACACACCAGTAGGATTTGTAACAGAACATTTAGAGGTACTTTATGATAACGATTATGAATGTAAAGTGGTTTGCGATGAGTTAGGTGCTAACTATTATCGTCCTGCAATGCCAAATACACATCCATTATTTATTGATGCGATGGTAGATGCCATTCATAAAAAATTAAGCTAA
- a CDS encoding amidohydrolase: MNQQLLEKIDAHFEEMVAIRRHLHMHPELSFQEQETANYIMQYYQKLGVPVEPNVSGYGLIARIKGNKPGKRIALRADFDALPIQDEKDVPYKSTVAGVMHACGHDGHTATLLIIGKLLWEMRDDLAGEYVLIHQHAEEADPGGAIGMVQAGALNGVDAIFGTHLSSNHPTGMIGYRVGPLMAAVDSFELKIQGKGGHGAHPHQTKDAIVIGSQLVMNLQQLVARRVAPTESAVLTVGSFVASNADNIIADTAYLNGTIRTFDKEVRETMEREFKRVVHGTEIAQDCTIELDYRRGYPAIVNHEKETYFVRDIAQDICDVVEIPATMGGEDFAYYLEEKPGTFFFTGAAPTEYAPHHHPKFDIDEKGMLVAAKVMLNAALEYQYVK, encoded by the coding sequence ATGAATCAACAATTACTTGAAAAAATTGATGCTCATTTTGAAGAAATGGTGGCGATTCGCCGCCATCTACATATGCATCCAGAGCTAAGCTTCCAAGAACAAGAAACAGCCAATTATATTATGCAATATTATCAAAAGCTTGGTGTCCCTGTTGAACCAAATGTTAGCGGCTACGGACTTATCGCGCGCATTAAAGGGAACAAACCTGGTAAAAGAATTGCCTTACGTGCAGATTTTGATGCACTTCCTATCCAAGATGAAAAGGACGTCCCTTACAAGTCGACAGTAGCTGGTGTTATGCATGCTTGTGGTCATGATGGGCATACCGCTACATTATTAATCATAGGAAAACTTTTATGGGAAATGCGCGATGACTTAGCAGGAGAATATGTGCTGATTCATCAACATGCTGAAGAAGCCGATCCAGGTGGTGCTATCGGTATGGTACAAGCAGGTGCACTGAACGGGGTTGATGCTATATTTGGAACACACCTATCATCCAATCATCCAACAGGTATGATTGGCTACCGGGTTGGTCCATTAATGGCGGCAGTTGATAGTTTTGAACTGAAAATTCAAGGTAAAGGTGGCCATGGCGCACACCCTCATCAAACAAAAGACGCTATTGTGATTGGCTCCCAACTTGTTATGAACTTGCAACAACTTGTGGCACGCCGTGTAGCGCCAACTGAGTCAGCAGTTCTTACAGTTGGCTCATTCGTTGCTTCGAATGCTGATAACATTATTGCAGATACAGCCTATTTAAATGGAACAATCCGTACTTTTGACAAAGAGGTACGTGAAACGATGGAACGTGAATTTAAACGGGTTGTACATGGCACTGAAATTGCTCAAGATTGCACGATAGAACTTGATTACCGTCGAGGCTATCCAGCAATTGTCAATCATGAAAAAGAAACATATTTTGTTCGAGATATCGCGCAAGATATTTGCGATGTTGTTGAAATACCAGCTACAATGGGCGGTGAAGATTTCGCTTACTACTTAGAGGAAAAGCCAGGGACATTTTTCTTCACAGGAGCGGCTCCTACTGAATATGCACCACATCATCATCCAAAATTTGATATTGATGAAAAAGGTATGCTTGTCGCAGCAAAAGTTATGTTAAACGCTGCGCTCGAATATCAATATGTAAAATAA